Sequence from the Acidobacteriota bacterium genome:
TCTCGACCCGACGCCGGAAACGGTGGATGCGCTGATGAAGCTGGATCTTCCCGCCGGCGTGGACGTCGAGATCAAGGCTTACGGAACCTGAGCTGGAGACGCCGAGAATGGTCAACGGACTGATTGGCAAGAAGATCGGCATGACGCAGGTCTTCCTGGAGGACGGTCGGGCGGTGCCCGTGACGGTGCTGCGGGCGGGTCCCTGCGTTGTCGTGCAGCGTAAGACGATCGAGCGGGACGGCTACGAGGCCGCTCAACTCGGCCTCGTGGAAAAAGGTCCCGACCGGCAAGCCAACAAGCCCAAGCGCGGGCACTTCGCCAAGGTCGACCTGCCTCCGACGCGGGTTCTGCGCGAGTTCACCGTTTCCGGTGACGACGAGTCGGCTCCGGGGCAGACGGTGACCTGTGAGATCTTCGAGGCGGGCCAGAAGGTCGAGATCGTCGGTACGACGAAGGGGCGCGGCTTCCAGGGCGTGATGAAGCGGCACAACTTCGGCGGCGGACGGGCGACCCACGGATCGATGTTTCACCGGGCGCCGGGGTCGGTAGGGCAGTCGGCCTATCCCTCGCGGGTCTTTCCCGGTATGCGGCTTCCCGGGCAGATGGGTGACACCCGGGTGACGACGAAGGGTCTCGAGGTCGTGCGGGTCGACGCCGAACAGAATTTGATTCTCGTCAAGGGCTCGGTACCCGGCGCGCGGGGCAGCTTGGTGCTGATCCGCAAGCCCAACACGGCCAACTTCAAGCGCTAGCGCGCGGCCGGCGAGAGAGAGCGATGGCTGATGTTGCTGTTGTGAACCTGAAGCGGAAGAGCGTGGCAAACATCGATCTTCCCGATGCTGTCTACGATTACCCGTGGAAGCGCCACTTGTTGCACGAAGCCGTGCACCACTACCTGGCTTGCGCGCGTCGGGGCACCCACAAGGCCAAAAACCGCGTCGAAGTCAGCGGCGGCGGGAAGAAGCCGTGGCGCCAAAAGGGTACCGGCCGGGCACGGGTGGGCTCGATGCGCTCGCCGATCTGGCGCGGCGGTGGTGTGGTGCATGGTCCGCAGCCGAGAGACTATGCCTACCGTTTTCCCCGGAAGGCGCGCCGTCGGGCGTTGGCCTCGGCCCTCTCGGACAAATTGCGTGGTGAGAGCCTGGTGGTCGTCGAGAACCTCAACGTCGACAGTCACAAGACGAAGGACCTCGATCGCCTGGTGCGGAAGGACCTGGGCCTGGCGGGAAAGACGCTGCTGGTCTTCGACGGCGAGAACGAAAAGATCGAGCTGGCTTCGCGGAATCACCCGTCCATCGGTGCGATCCGGGTTATGCAGCTCCATGCTTACCACGTGCTCAATTTCGAAACCGTCGTGATTTCCCAGGCGGCGGCCGAGCAACTCGGGGAGGTGCTGGCGCGATGAGTGAGCTGAGTGTTTGGGAAGTGCTGCGGCGGCCCCGGTTGACCGAAAAGGCGACGCGCCTGCGGGAAGAGGCCCAGCGCTGGAAGAAGTCGGGCGAGACCTACGTCTTCGACGTGGATCCCCGGGCGAACAAGATTCAGGTTGCACAGGCCGTGGAGCAGATCTTCGGCGTAGAGGTGCTGCACGTGAGAACCGCCAATGTGCGGGGCAAGAAGCGCCGCTACGGTCGTTTCGAGGGTTACCGGGCTTCGCG
This genomic interval carries:
- the rplC gene encoding 50S ribosomal protein L3, coding for MVNGLIGKKIGMTQVFLEDGRAVPVTVLRAGPCVVVQRKTIERDGYEAAQLGLVEKGPDRQANKPKRGHFAKVDLPPTRVLREFTVSGDDESAPGQTVTCEIFEAGQKVEIVGTTKGRGFQGVMKRHNFGGGRATHGSMFHRAPGSVGQSAYPSRVFPGMRLPGQMGDTRVTTKGLEVVRVDAEQNLILVKGSVPGARGSLVLIRKPNTANFKR
- the rplD gene encoding 50S ribosomal protein L4 yields the protein MADVAVVNLKRKSVANIDLPDAVYDYPWKRHLLHEAVHHYLACARRGTHKAKNRVEVSGGGKKPWRQKGTGRARVGSMRSPIWRGGGVVHGPQPRDYAYRFPRKARRRALASALSDKLRGESLVVVENLNVDSHKTKDLDRLVRKDLGLAGKTLLVFDGENEKIELASRNHPSIGAIRVMQLHAYHVLNFETVVISQAAAEQLGEVLAR
- the rplW gene encoding 50S ribosomal protein L23 is translated as MSELSVWEVLRRPRLTEKATRLREEAQRWKKSGETYVFDVDPRANKIQVAQAVEQIFGVEVLHVRTANVRGKKRRYGRFEGYRASRKKAYVTLKPSSKTIDFLEG